tactcatactaacgtactactcgcaCTAGGTCTATAGTCTGTAGGTCTATACTACTACTCACTACTTATACTAAGTGTGGCGTctcaatgagtatgtagtgcgttcacattagacagcatgaatagattgagtatgtgagaataGCCAGGATGTAAACTATATGGGGaccttttttttaagtgtgcacggtgggcacacaagtcatactcaaccgtcccatgatgcattgggagctgaatgtaaaatgattCTGGAACCGGctttaagctaaaaatcaagcatccccttttcaaaataaaagcatctcttcttgtcttccattagttttttaactcttttgtaaatagggctcttattttgaagttaacaggaagtttagtcagtagaccaatggagggtctctgaaaatgtgtgaattgtgcctacgtgagttttatggatgaaatgagcacaagttgatattctacttggtcaatttctcacttcaaatgttttcagaactttcaaagtaaaggtggataatcaacagagatatttagcctcagtgtgaacaaggtttttaacgttGAGTTCCTGGTTTCTAAACACTGATTAGTTAAGATTGATAacctatctctctctctctctctctctttctttctctcactCGTCCAGGTAAAGAGGAGCTGCCATGttgctcctccccctcctcctgaTGCCCCTCCTCTTACCCTCTCAGCTTCAATCCGCTGACACCTCATTGCAGTGGGCGGAGTTGGAGGGGGCGCCGCTCTCTCACCTGCTGTTGGACCCGGGGGCAGGGCTTCTGTATGTGGGCGGAGTCGACCACCTGTACCAGCTAACCCCCGACCTCCAGGTGAGGTCCCACGTCCGTACGGGACCTCACCTGGACTCCCCCGACTGCCTTCCCCCCATCGTCCCCCAGGACTGCCCCTCGGCCACGCGCACCCACAACCACAataagctgctgctgctggagccGGGGGAGAAGCATgctcagggggcggagcctggtaGTCTGATTGTGTGTGGGTCGCTGTACCAGGGCATCTGTGACAAGAGGTAAGGATTGTTTACTGTTGTTTACATCCTGTTTGTCTAACAGTCGTGTGtctctgtgttgttgttgtttacatcctttagttattgttgttgtttactttGCGTCCTCAGGAGTCTGTCCAACATCTCTACGCTCATCTACCAAACGTCCAATCCTGTGGATACTCAGTACGTCGCCGCTAACGACCCACGCGTTTCCACGGTGGGCGTGGTCATTAGCAGTAGAGAAAGGGGTGGGGACGGCGTGCTGCGTCTCCTATTGGTCGGGCGTGGCTACACCAGCCGAGGCCCCGGTGACATTCCTCCAATCACCACGCGGCGCCTGCACCCGGTGACCCCCCCGCGCAGAGCCTTCTCTACGGAGGAAGAGCTTGGGAAGCTGGTGGTGGGGAGCTACTCCGAGTACAACAACCACTTCGTCAAGGCTGTTGCACATGGCGACCATGTCTACTTCCTGTTCTCGCGGCGTGACATGTGGCACCGTAAGGAGTACCGGACGTACGCGTCGCGGCTCTGTGCCGCCGACCGCAGTTTCTACTCCTACGTGGAGGCGCCGCTGCTCTGCCACGGCGGCTACAACCTGGCTCAGGGGGCGTGGCTTGGCGAGCACTCGGGGGACCCCGCCCTATTTGTCGTCATGGCAGCCGGACAGGCATCCACGCCCGTGGCGACTGGCCGTTCTGCGCTGTGCATCTATAAGATGGCAGAGCTGGACGCCGTGCTGCGGCACGCACAGGAAGTGTGCTACACGGAGGGGGGGCGGGGCCTCAGCGGACAGGACGAGGCCTACATCGAGTACGCCGTGTCATCAAAGTGCCTCAAACTGCCCAAGGTTTGATTTACTAACAAATACTTAAGGTACATTTTCATCGGGGGCGGAGCCTCAGAGTCAGGTGGTCAcgatgtgtgtacgtgtgtgtgtgtgtgtggcaggatTCCCTCTCTGAGTATCCATGTGGAGGTGAACACACACCGAACCCGATCGCCAGCGCCCTCCCCGTccaggccacgcccactttcaCCTCCACCACCCAGCTGACTGCTGTTACCACGGTGACAGAGTCGGGGCACACCATCGCCTTCCTGGGGGACAAGAAGGGACGACTACACAAggtgaacacacaaaacaaacacacaacaaccacACAATGACCACACGCtggtttttgtacatttttgtgttgatttagtttttgtctAATAAAGTCATGTGGATTTGTGggttattttagttttgtgttgttttttactgaCGCTTGTAGtcctttgttggtttttgtgggcgtgtgtgtgtttttaaaagctttGACGTTCTTTGTGGTGTTTTGTCGTTAATGATCCTCCTTTGGAGATGTCTGTGTGTCTGCGGTCCAACAGCTTCAGGAAGGAATCAGCTGTTTTCCtgttcacgcacacacacacacacacacattgtgctgTCGGTGAAAAGCCGGAGGCTACAAGCTGCtttgttctgtgtttgtttgtgttttttttgtgtgtaacagGCTGCAGCtcgagggtgtgtgtgtgtgtttgtgcgtgtgtgtctgttgtgGGGGGGGGTATTACTCACATGGGATCACACTCATACTTCAGTAGGTGCATTGTGGGTAAGAATCCAGAAGGACTTGCCTGAAGCTtcctgtatgtgtgtgcgtgtgtgtgcgtgtgtaacaATCAGGCTTATTGGATTCAAGTCCTGGTTCAACTCTTGgtcttaaattaatttactgcAGTCTTTGGAgtttaaccacacacacacacacacacacacacacacacacacacacacacacacacacacacacacacacacacacagacttgttGTTCACCGTATGGCTTGTCCACTGAAGTTagatttcctctctctctctaactttCTGGATTTAttgagtgtgtgctggactacgacgctggataacttcttacgagactaaatcaccatggtaacttaggctgaacacctaacctggtctggaccaggttatgaagtggatcagatctgaccaatcagatctcttgttAATTGAGCTGATTTTTGGATTCTTGCTGATTTGTAATCCATAACTTAATCGGCTCTGCTCAGcatcagttaccatggtgatctaCCCTGGTTAGATGTTAACCAGTGTCAGTCCAGGACCCAGGATGTGGATCACATTCCTACAGGAGAATGATTTCCTTTATCCAGTGGAGCAGCGCCACCTGGTGGCAGCAGAGTGTTACTACAGCAAAACACATTAGACAATAACAGTGTGAGAGCTGTTTATTTGATTGGTCGGAAATCCAGTGTGGGCCTGGTTTGTGTTGTCCCATCCCTGGACCAATCACCAGCTTCctctgtgcgtgcgtgcgtgcgtgctgaATGAATGGCGTGATCTGACCACACGCTCATCAAAGCAGTGAAAACTCCAGAAATGGTTTTTATGCGTTGCCTCATCCTTTGATCACAGCGAGAGGTCAGAGCAGCTGCTGTTAGGGTCAGACTGGTcatcatgtttttctgtgacTGATTCTGAGGACCGAGGTAGTGAAATCTAAAACAAACCAATCAATGATTACTTCTGCTGTGAGCCCTGATCTTCTGACGTTGTGTCACACATCAAGAACTAATACCAAGCTGTAAATGCTAACCCGTCTCTCCATGTGGTCCTTGTCCTCCAGGTTCTGGTGCGTCCTGACACCTCTGGTGTCCTCTATGGCAGTGTGTTGGTGGACGGTGGTGGATCAGTGAGCGCCGATCTGCTGCTGGACGGAGAGCAGCGCCATGTCTACGTGCTAACAAGCAGCCGCGTGAGTACGGCGTTAGATTAGTGCCACGTTAACAAATTTTAATGTTAGATTAGTGCCACGTTAACAAATTTTAATGTtagattagtgccacattaatCATTTCTAACGTtagattagtgccacattacaGATTCTAAAGCTGAGGTTCTCTTCCCTGTCTGTCCTTAGCTGTCAAAGGTCCCCATCTCGTCTTGTGACTCACAGACAGACTGTCAGTCGTGTCTGTCCATCAGAGACCCGTACTGTGGCTGGTGTGTCCTTGAGGGACGGTAAGTATCAGTACTATTACTCTATTACAGTTATagtactttactttactttactttactcgACTGAGGCGATAACGCTGTAAACTGAGGGAGGtgtgggttgccaggttgggtttaatGCAGACGTTCTTCACTCGTTCAGGAGCTTCTGTTGCCTTTCAAAGACCAAATCAAGGAATGTTTTCCCACAATGCAGTTCAAACgtttcatttttaatcttaaagagtaactaaagcataaaatcaaatgtaattataacCTAGAACTTTTGAATTCTCTTTTGCAATCGCAGGTTAAATAATGCAATTTTAATGAGTTCATAGTGCATTAATGGTAATGTAATTCctaaataatcataatttatttGTGAGTTATCCATCTTTATATTGATgtttaaattataaaaatgtttaaatgtttctcACATGTTGACGtttcaatttaacatttccAGATGTTCACGTAAACACGAGTGTCGGCGCCACCCACAGCCCAACCATTGGCTCCGGAGCTTTGAACCGACCAATGGGTGCGTGACAGTGCAGAGCGTGACGCCGGCCAATCAGAGCAGAGAAGAGCAGACCCAGGTGGGTGGAGCTTATGATGTTCTTAGgatgtttgtttgcttgtgtcGACCTCTGAACGTCACCATGTTCGTCTCCAAGGTAACGCTGACGGTCATCCAGCTTCCTGCTCTCACGGTGGCAGAGTCTCTCTCCTGCGTCTTTGGGCTCCTCCCACCTCTGCCGGCTGTCGTCATGGGAACCAGCATCACGTGCCAGTCGCCGGCGCCggagctcctccccctcatgCCATCAGAAAGCGGTGAGTAGAGAATAAAGTTTAATCAacatgtgtgaaaaatagcaaataTATCTAAATATATTTATCTGTAGATTAGTGCTGAGGATGGATTGATCAGTTTGGAATTGATCTGTAATTACAAACTGATAAATTTAgagaaaatacatatttattcaaATACTTCAACAAGTTTTTGTTTTGACGACTAAGGTAATTCTACAGTTTCACGAGTATTCACATATTTCTTCATCTCTCACAGATCACATGACCCTCCCTGTGTCACTGAtgtttggtcatgtgaccatcaccaCGGGCAACATCACGTTCTACGACTGTGGCGCCGTGAGTCGTCTGAACCAGAACTCCCAGTAAGACCCTGGTCTCAGTTTCACTAATGATCTGCAGGTGTATCGGTTCAACTGGTCACCGTTTTAACTGGTGAAGCTTCAGGGCTGTCCCTCTGTGTTTGCTTTCATTTACAAATTTCACAGcatcacaagataacatgatcaccagtcgACCCTAAACACCACCTGTTACAAACACTCAGTGAGTCAGAAaccacaagataacatgatgaCCAGTCTGAGCCTAACAGCTACTGCTCTGAGTGCTCAGTGTGATCAttcagtacacacacacgcacgcacgcacgcacacacacacacacacacacacacacacacacacacacacacacacacacacacacacacacacacacacacacacacacacacacacacacacacacacacgatgctAACTGGCCGGAGggtgaaacaacaacaaaaaccaaggCCACATCAGAGTTCTgacggatgtgtgtgtgtgtgtgtgtgtgtgtgtgtaggtgtgtgcaGTGTGTCACCAGTGTGTGGAGGTGTAACTGGTGTCCTTTGGATCAGCTTTGCACCAACAACCACAGCTGCCCCAACCAGCACATCATTCTCAACCACCGGGTGAGAGCGTCTGtcactgtctgtctgtgtgtgtgtgtgtgtgtctctaatggtgtgtgtgtctccaggacTCTACAGACTCCTCCTGTCCTATAGTCTTTGGCCTACAGAGCTCTGCCTTAGTACCTTTGGGTCTGAGCACCACTGTGGTGCTGAGGGGACGAAACCTGGACCTTTACACAGTGAGGACACGTTCACCTACACAGGGATTCAAACTACAgacctgtcagtgtgtgtgcgtgtgtgtgtgtgcgtgtgcgcgtgtgtgtgtgcgcgtgtgtgtgtgtgtaggacgaGGCAGACTACGAGTGTGTGGTCGAGATCCAAGGAGTTCAGTTCAACCTGACGGCAGCagtgaggagagagagagacaacacATACACATTTACCTGTAACACACACCAggtacacacccacacacacacaccaggtacacacacacactgaccctctgtctgtgtgtatatgtgtgtgtgtgtagtttcgTGTGTCTGTCAGTCATCTCCAGTattctgctcctgttttcctGAGACGAGGACAGAGACGCATCGACACCTCACCTGGACTCAGACGTAAGAACTCACTTGTCTGTCCATCCTGTCTGTCCATCCTGTctgtccaaacacacacacagacacagacatgtcagttgtgtgtgtgtgtgtgttttagtccaGCTGTACGACTGCTCAGCCGGCCAATCAGATTGCTCACAGTGCAGGGCAGTTCCTCCTGAGTACGGCTGTGTATGGTGCCCCggaagccccgcccccagcTGCGTGTATAACCAATCATGTGGTGACGCCCCCGCTGACACCTGCCCGCCTCCTCAGATCACTCAGGTGAGCTCTCCAACATTAGTGATCCGTTACCATGGTTACCAGGCTGTAACCCTCCTGTCCTCCTCAGGTGCTGCCTGTCTCTGGGCCTCTAGAGGGCGGAGTCAAGGTGACCATCACTGGGTCCAACCTGGGCATGAGCTACCAGGATGTGGTGGGCGGAGTCACAGTGGCAGGTGTTCAGTGTCCACCGCAGCCTGAAGGATACCAGATCTCCACCAGGTGgcgttatttttattttattttattaaattattattattatcaatattaataatatgatcattaatgttgttgtttttatgaatattattgttgttgattcagtaagctgtgtgtgtgttccagggtTGTTTGTGAGCTTCAGCCCAGTGGTAAACAGAGGGAGGGGCCTGTTTTGGTTTCCGTGGGAACAACTTTACCGGGGCGGTCATCACAGGTTTTCACCTATCAGGTCGGACGTCACAAAAACATAGTCAGAGACAATGTGAAACACTTTTCagtgttttgtgtctttaatTAATGAAAGTCAGGCTCTTGTAACTGActtggttaccatggtaactgacTGTGCTCTACCCTCAGGACCCCAAGCTCCTGGACCTGGTCCCTGGTAAAGGTCCGGTCTCTGGAGGAACCAGGCTGACCATCAGAGGACGACAACTACTGACTGGTCAGACCACAGACCTCAGCGCCTTCCTGGGCCCCCAGCCCTGCATCATGTGAGTGATGTTAACATGCTaatattgttaatgctaataataatagtattaataCTAATCACACAGCCCTGTAACACGTTAGTGAGgctaatgatgctaatgctaatagtaTTGATAATGATCACACAGCCCTGTAACATGTGAGTGATGCTAATGATGCTAATAGTATTGATAATGATCACACTGCCCTGCAACATGtgagtgatgctaatgctactaGCATTGATAATGTTCACACAGCCCTGCAACATGTAAGTGATGctaacaatgctaatgctaatagtaTTGATAATGATCACATAGCCCTGTAACATGTGAGTGATGCtaattatgctaatgctaaatgcatTGATAATGATCACACAGCCCTGCAACATGTGAGTGATGCTAATGATGCTAATAGCATTGATAATGATCACGCCTGCCCTGCAACATGTGAGTGatgctaatgatgctaatgctactAGCATTGATAATGTTCACACAGCCCTGCAACATGTGAGTGATGCTaacaatactaatgctaatagtATTGATAATGATCACATAGCCCTGTAACATATGAGTGACGCTAACAATGCTCATGttaataatgctaatgctaataatgctaatgctaataatgctaatgctaataatgctaataatgctaatgctaatagtaTTTATAATGATCACACAGCCCTGTAACGTGAGTGCCGCTAACAATGCTAATGCttataatgctattgctagcaatgctaatgccaatgctaataatgctaatgctagtagTATTGGTAATGATCACACAGCCCTGCAACATGagtaactaataataatattgtctTCCTGTCAGTGTGGATGAAGTGAGCGACTCCACCTTAGTGTGTCAGACTGGTTCCAGTGCTCCCGGTGACGTCCTAGTTCGCGTTTTCTTCGGTAAAGCCGAGCGAACCGTTCCCAACATGAGGTTCCGTTATCTTGACGACCCTGTCATCACCGACGCTGTGCCGGCAGAGAGCTTCTACGCGTACGTATCTTACGGCTGCAGCCGCTTTGTCGTCATTCAGCTCATCTTCACGTTAGCGTTGCCTTGTCTCGTCCACAGCGGAGGGCGTGTCGTCATGGTAACGGGGAGCAACCTGGACGCGGTGCAGAAGCCTTTGATATCGGTGTGGGTGGAGCCTGTGGAGGTGGAGAGAGTGAAGCGGAGGAGACGATTGGCTCTCCTGAGCGCCCGGCAACAGCTGGTGTTTAACAGCACCATGGCAACGGTGAGACAGGGCGGGCAATCAGAGGCCTGTGGGCATGTCCTAACGGtctgtgggcgtgtctgtctgtcctcAGGTGTCCGAGCGCTGCTCCATCCTCTCCTTCTCTCAGATGACATGTCCCACTCCGGCCGTGACGCCGGACGTTAAAGTTCGAGGAGTTTGGTTTCAGCTGGACAAtgtccgcattcactttgagaGCATCAAGGTACCTGTCTGTCCCTCACCTGTCTGTCCCTCACCTGTCTGTCCCTCACCTGTCTCTTTCTCTCCTGTTTGTCTCTCAGGGCAGAAGCTTCACCTACTTTCCAAACCCTCAGTTCTTTCCTTTGAATCGAGAAGCTCCAGATGTTCCGTATCGATTTAAAGCAGGAGGAGTCATCGCTGTGGAGGTacgacctctgacctctgtctgtctgtctgtctgtctgtctgtctttcctCAGTCCTCTAACATTCCTCTGACTCTTTTCAGGGTTTGGACCTGACTCGTGCGATGGACAGACAGGAGGTGAAAGCCCGTCTGGGGGACGGACAGTGTGAGGTGAAGACGTTGGACAGCACTCACCTGTACTGTGAGCCTCCAGAggttcagccaatcagcacagACGACAGCAGCGAGTTGCCCAGCCTGAAGGTGACGAGTTTGAATCTCACCATGTCCGTCTCACCCTGTACGTGTCACCCTGTCCATCTTTCCATGTCTGTCTCACTCTGTCCGTCTCTCCCAGGTGTTCATGGGGAACCTGCAGGCCGATCTGGGATTGGTCCAGTACGACAGTGACTCCCTGCTTCC
This portion of the Gouania willdenowi chromosome 7, fGouWil2.1, whole genome shotgun sequence genome encodes:
- the plxnb3 gene encoding plexin-B1, producing MLLLPLLLMPLLLPSQLQSADTSLQWAELEGAPLSHLLLDPGAGLLYVGGVDHLYQLTPDLQVRSHVRTGPHLDSPDCLPPIVPQDCPSATRTHNHNKLLLLEPGEKHAQGAEPGSLIVCGSLYQGICDKRSLSNISTLIYQTSNPVDTQYVAANDPRVSTVGVVISSRERGGDGVLRLLLVGRGYTSRGPGDIPPITTRRLHPVTPPRRAFSTEEELGKLVVGSYSEYNNHFVKAVAHGDHVYFLFSRRDMWHRKEYRTYASRLCAADRSFYSYVEAPLLCHGGYNLAQGAWLGEHSGDPALFVVMAAGQASTPVATGRSALCIYKMAELDAVLRHAQEVCYTEGGRGLSGQDEAYIEYAVSSKCLKLPKDSLSEYPCGGEHTPNPIASALPVQATPTFTSTTQLTAVTTVTESGHTIAFLGDKKGRLHKVLVRPDTSGVLYGSVLVDGGGSVSADLLLDGEQRHVYVLTSSRLSKVPISSCDSQTDCQSCLSIRDPYCGWCVLEGRCSRKHECRRHPQPNHWLRSFEPTNGCVTVQSVTPANQSREEQTQVTLTVIQLPALTVAESLSCVFGLLPPLPAVVMGTSITCQSPAPELLPLMPSESDHMTLPVSLMFGHVTITTGNITFYDCGAVSRLNQNSQCVQCVTSVWRCNWCPLDQLCTNNHSCPNQHIILNHRDSTDSSCPIVFGLQSSALVPLGLSTTVVLRGRNLDLYTDEADYECVVEIQGVQFNLTAAVRRERDNTYTFTCNTHQFRVSVSHLQYSAPVFLRRGQRRIDTSPGLRLQLYDCSAGQSDCSQCRAVPPEYGCVWCPGSPAPSCVYNQSCGDAPADTCPPPQITQVLPVSGPLEGGVKVTITGSNLGMSYQDVVGGVTVAGVQCPPQPEGYQISTRVVCELQPSGKQREGPVLVSVGTTLPGRSSQVFTYQDPKLLDLVPGKGPVSGGTRLTIRGRQLLTGQTTDLSAFLGPQPCIIVDEVSDSTLVCQTGSSAPGDVLVRVFFGKAERTVPNMRFRYLDDPVITDAVPAESFYAGGRVVMVTGSNLDAVQKPLISVWVEPVEVERVKRRRRLALLSARQQLVFNSTMATVSERCSILSFSQMTCPTPAVTPDVKVRGVWFQLDNVRIHFESIKGRSFTYFPNPQFFPLNREAPDVPYRFKAGGVIAVEGLDLTRAMDRQEVKARLGDGQCEVKTLDSTHLYCEPPEVQPISTDDSSELPSLKVFMGNLQADLGLVQYDSDSLLPPVPLAAQIGLGAGAAVIILSVLVIILMYRRKSKQALRDYKKVLLQLETLEINVGDQCRKEFTDLMTEMMDLSSDVGGPGLPLLDYRTYAERVFFPGQQAAPLSRQLDLPESRRLTVEQGLHQLSNLLNNRLFLTRFIHTLEAQQSFSQRDRGYVASLLTLALHDKLEFFTEVMKSLLQDLVQLYVDKNPKLMLRRTETVVEKMLTNWMSICLYSFLKDVAGEPLYMLYRAIKYQVDKGPVDAVTGKAKRTLNDSHLLREDIDYSTITLTVMVKNGVEVQPCPVKVLDTDTITQVKDKILDQVYRGAPFSQRPAADSLDLEWRSGQAGHLTLSDDDVTAVVQGRWKRLNTLQHYKVPDGATVALIPRCQSSGVGVNQVFQTGEKTPMLEGEEDEGLRLWHLVKSSEDPEIPKHRKSSLRERERAKAIPEIYLTRLLSMKGTLQKFVDDVFVAILSTKRPPPIAVRFFFDFLDDMAEKHGIDDPETVHIWKTNSLPLRFWVNILKNPQFVLDVQVSDSIDAVLSVIAQTFIDSCTTSEHKVGRDSPVNKLLYAREIPRYKQLVERYYCDIHSAASGCYQEMNSTLTELSGSLTSEMNNLVALHELYKYINKYYDQIIMSLDEDSSGQKMQLAYRLQQVAALVENKVTDL